GAAAGTTTTCTTCGAGATTGTAATTCATAATCAACTTTAAACAGGATTTCTCACTACTGAATTCTGGGATTGAAACTAATGCCAGTCTTTAGACCAGCCTGCTAGACAGCAACATCTATTATACAACTTTTTGGCAACATTAACATGTGTCAAACTCATTTTCATCTACTTGATGGTTCACCATCTTAACAgatcaaatgtataaaaaaatttgtgacattttcaaaaatatatttgctttttaaaacagcaatttcttgaaaaataagtaGTAGATATGttccttttatttgatttaattaatgaatattattcttcatataaacaatatttattactttttgtattCGTTTAACAGTGGGTTTCAGAAAATATGTTGTATCTTAAATTTGGAGGCAACTGCTATGGAAACATATTGTTTTTGTGATGCCCAGCCCATGTATCTTCCTTTGCTTACCTTTACTTTACTACTGCATTGGCATTCTCCATCTTTTTGAATCATCATCATATTTCTATTACCTACTctgaaaacaaacaaatgaataaataatagacTTGCCTTATATCTAAAAACTTGATCTCAATTTATGTGaattaatgacaatattttttaatttgttaaaaagactttttctaattatttttatgggTAATTTGTGGTTAGTtataaaagtatgtatttatttagttatagTCTGTTGCCATAAGagttattatgtaatattttcctttttaaaaggaAAGCTTTCAAGTAAATTCAtcatgagaaatgaaaaaaaacatacaGTTGCACTTAAAGCAATCATATCAATTGGGTTGTGTGTAAGGATAAATATAAAGCAACGAAAATGAACATTGAAATTCATATTGTAAACTCTCATTTTAAATTGCAATGCCTATTCCTTAATTCTAGagcaaattaattttcagtatggatatttacattctttcttttactacagaaaaaagaagtaaattcaataGCACTGTcagaatgttattaaaaaattctcaaaagctGTAGATATTGAACATTtgtaaagtataaattattttccatgctaaattaattttatcatttcttttcagtTTGTTTGCTTCCAGAATTCTTATTTTCTCTTAGagattgtaccaaattttatttataatgtgcCAAAAGTATTCCCTCTCTTATAAAATCTAGTCACTTAGGTACATAGAATTGTTGTTAGTGTACTTAGAgaataatcatttgaaagaattaattcgTGTGACAGCATGGCTCATATGACTGCATATCATCTAAATACATACTGTCATGATGTGCTGTCAAATCCTTTCATTTTTCTCCCTGGAAGGGTGTACTGtggattccaaaaaaaaaaatgctgcttatCATATGACATCACCGGTTTGAAACTACAAACATTATATCCCTTCTTTTGGAAGCAATTTAAAGTGgttgttataaaagttttattgttcTGAAATTAGGGTTTTTTCTCctaattattcatcaaatttcaactttttatgtGTCAGCTGACACCTCAGTTTTAGTGATTAAATATAGTTAAGTTATTGAATTAACTGGTATTCGATAATTTGGCAGCAGAGaacaaaaaatgttattgtaataacttttctaataaaattaattaccaatttaattaacaaagtttTATGACAATCCTTTTGAGAGCCAAGGAAATTAtacttctcaccaaatttatcaatctttatgtGCAGTTATGTTGGTTGCTTacattctcataatttttttaataaaatagaaacctAGATGTTTCAGTCTCTTATCCCACACAAAATAATATGGCAATTAATTACTTAGTTATCAgtgaagtaaattaataaatcaaattaaatttatctaataagctaaatatcACTTAAGTCTATctaaatcctaaaaatattttaatatatcattacttggaaaaaaaaatggccttttaaagaattaatttttgagagTTTTGAACTGTAAtgctatttagatttttaaaaagccaTGTAATTCACcagtatggatttttttttctaagcatgCAGATTTTGGATTAATGCTAGCTTTAAGGCTCTCCCCACCCCCCTTctgaatatacatatttttccCAGTATTGTAAATTAACTGTGAATAtcctataaaagaataaattcttgTTGCATCATTGACAAATATCATTATGCATGACATCTAATTACATGCTGGTTTAAACTATGCCGAAACCACACATTATTTTCTTCCTGCAAGcagtataataaatttcaattgttttgtcTCTTGAGAAGGGTCATATGAGtgtcatttttcattattaattcttatGTCAAACAGGGTAAAGAATGTTGAACAACATTTTTATGAAGTTTCTAATTTCAGAAGATTAActttaataaatcatgaaaattcttttaagtaaatagaaaattgcatgtggaaatttcatatattttatttattctgtgcatttatctttttttttaatagaggagaaataatatttttagttctgAAATTACATGTGggtatttctaaattatttttgcctATCAAGCATAATAGGTTTTACAGAATTCTAATATTACTTTCCTTGAAAAAGTATAACCATTCCGAtttctatttcattgaaattggatttaaaaacagtttttgctTTCATAGAAATATACCAATTCTTACATTTCTtctttgaaattaagttttattagatggtatttttaaggaaaaaaatttttacaatatatatatatatatatatatatattaaaattaaatttaaaaaaatttatttgtagaaatttatctttatatgaaatggtattttatatcatttcaatctAGAAAGACTTCATGCATTGCTGATTTGAATATCTAAAATgataaattgcttatttattatttttagatctaTTAATATACAGAGTTCATCAAAAATGTATAtgcattttaacaaaagaaaattctatatattGAATTGTATTACAAACTTAATATAATCCAATCcataaaaatgcttaatacaaaatcaaaactgaaaaatcagGATTTTAATTGTGCAACATCTTTTGCGCACACCACAAATTGTATATTGTATCAAATTTGTCGCAAAgctatgtattaattattatgcATGCTTTAAGGTTGTGTTTTAAACCTACATCTCCTCTGACATCAACTTTTAGTCTTTagcaacattttcaaaatagatttatggcttaaaaatggatttttattcttaaaatgtaaaagCTATTTTGTTTATTGAACAGATATTGCATATGATATCATGTTGTATTATCATATTGTAACAATTATTCAGTTTTGGAAATAATGCTTTCTGTTTAAgcatgcatacattttttaatggactctgtaatttgtttttgtttgtaacataaatttatattttgatctcaaattgatttttttaaataaattttgagttattatgagttaaccttttaaaaaattgtctttcttcATTGGGTGATATTTAATGTGTATTTGTTTGGTGTTGTTGTTAACCTACTGATATCccttgcaagtttttttttaaatattttatttatgtatcaaaaaataaatggtttttcgTGAAGTCTTTTGTATTATCATTATTCcctgaataataaataatcagtCTTATAAATcagcctgcttgtaaataatcaGTTATCAATTCAGTCCCCCCGCCTTCTTATAACCAAAAGtttcaagatataaaaaacattaaaaaaattcatgtcaTTTGTTTAAAAGCTGGAATTAAACTGcatatctatactactattataaatgtgaaagtttggatggatggatgtttgttagtcaatcacggcggaacggaattggatgaaatttagtacaggcgtagattatagtctggaataggacataggctactatttgttccggttaattgagtatttaattttttattaattaaaaactaactttcccgccaaaagtcTTCATTTTCTCATCGCCAAATGCGTACTGTCTGTCGATCACAAGAATAGCTCCAGCCAAGAAGTCTATCTAGTGGCGGTCGCTATAGTAACAAGACTAGTTCATTTCTAATGGGGATTAAGCGTGTAGGGAATTGGCGGAATTAAAGGTTACATCACGTCATTCGTCTTCTCGGATTTAAAAGAGTTGCACGCGTTATCTTATCTttgtgtttattttgcttttaaaattatttgttccttACTGGTTTAATTGATTTTGCTAAACTTGCAAGATGGCCTTTAAGTTAAGGaagggtgaaattttgaaatcgcaggcacgtaaaattgtatataatgttGCGGAATTTTGTTCCAATGAAGCTTCATCGAAATCTGCGTTAATTCCACTCCCACAAGCTCTGAAGATGGCTTCTCAAGCAACTGGAATTTCTGatgctacaataaaaaaaataagaaaggatgTTTCATCATCTGGCTCATCGACAGTTTTAAAATCACCCGGTAAACACCGTAAAAGACCTAATGAGCGAAACTGTGAAATTGACGACTTTGACAAATGTATTATACGGCAAACAATTCAAGACTTTTACATTAAAGAAAGGAAAGTACCATCCCTCAGAAAATTACTACCcgtgttgaaagaaaaaattggattttcgtgGCAAAAAGACACATTGTGCATAGTCTTACATTCAATGAATTTCCGATGGAAGAAGTGCGTGAATAATAGAAAAGTACTCATGGAAAGACCAGGTATTGTTTTTTGGAGACACAGATATTTGACAGAAATGAGATGTCACAGGAAAGCTGGACGACCGATTGTCTATATTGATGAAACTTGGGTAGACAGCAATTTGACATTTAAGAAATGTTGGCAAGATGACACAGTTTTGGGAGCTACAGCAAAtgttaattcgaaaaatagactTATAGTTGTTCATGCTGGGTCATCAACGGGTTTCCTTACGGGTGCTTTACTAGTATATAAAGCATCAACAAAAAGCGGCGACTATCACGGGCAAATGaactatgaaaactttaaaaaatgggtgTCGGAAAAACTTCTTCCAAATTTGCAACCAAACAGTCGTATGCATGGATAATGCACCGTATCATATGACTGTCGAAAACCCCACTCAAATGAAGTATTctacaaaaaaagttatgtaGACTGGTTGAAAAACAACGGAATACCCTGCGATCAAAAAATGCGAAAAGCGGAACTGTTCTCTTTTATAGACAATAATCGTCCaaagaaaattgtctataaaattgataatttaatagagaAAGAAGGACATGAAGTTATCCGACTATCCCCTTATCATTGCGATTTGAACGCAATCGAATTTGTGTGGTCctctgtaaaaagaataataaaggaacgAAATGTTACTGGCGATTTAAGTTTGGACAATCTGAAATCTCTTCTTCAAACAGCTATCACTGAAGTTACTTCGGCAGAATGGGCAGCGCATTGCAAACACGtagaaaagcttgaaaataattattgggaGAAAGATGAACTGTTAGAAGATTTAGTGGACGAActgtcatttcaaatttataccaATGATGATTCTGATTCAGAAGAAACCGAAACTTGTGAGAGTGATTTAGAGGATTTTGAAATGCttgaatgaacattattttcgaaatttagacggtattttattttacttttaaaactgttttgccttagaaattgttggaaaatacatgctgaaagtttaataatcaaCGAAGTTCTGACATTGTATTAATAATCTAAAGtccttgataattattaatagttaagaaaatattaaacaattattaaaaagttaaataattacttttttattgtaataattttcatctttattgcatattcattaatatttcatttttatgtctaaaagtttaaatattatataattaatatattaaacaatttttttcactctttataaatcaatttaaaaaatcgccAATACGTCATCAAGACGATCAGTAAGTCAACATGGatgcctttctttttaaatccccTATTGAAAATAGAGCAGGTCTTGTTTCCACAGCAACAGACTATCGTAGACATATTGGCGGGAGCTATTCTTGAGGTAGAAAAACAGTAGGGCTTtagttgtttttctttcccacgctaaagaggctaggcttaacatgctttcgatcgattatttcaaatgattctgttcattttcttagtgtttgatgcatttaaaataaaaaattgttaatgaatcgatctttcggattcattctgaagtacttttaaattaaaataaattaacagaataaaggaaataaaaaatttctaatctgcattgcgttatcCTAACTGGCGTGGAAAATTTGCGTTACGCCAaatggtgttgaaaattcacacatgtgtagtgtgttctgattgttgacaactatattttcattttaattaaaagtttaaaaatcatttgtattatactgttgtagctatctcaaactCGACTCtagtatatatatgtgtgtgtgtatatatacaaCGTAATTTTCAACAACATGCTTTGAATTTTTGCAAGTGCTGTCCTTGTGTACGCTTATATGTGTTTCGTGCTTTCACGTAGAAGTAGAATAACGTATCGTTATTCGATATTGAGCCTATTCGACTTTTTATCTACGTTACGGATTTCTTCCGTAAACGTCTTCTTTTATCGGATTAATAAACGCATGAATAGACAATCAATTTACTTAGtacaaaaatgtatacatattgttatattatgttaatatcTTTCACTTGTAAAAGAAATTGGAAATGATGACTCAAGCTTCCATATTAGCACAAAATACTATAACGATATCGCCTTGATGTTGTTTGATATTCTGAATGATGGGCAATAAAGTAAAATTACCGTTATAATGTTattgggcattttgtgctaatcgAGTTCTTGGATTACAATGATTTAAGATACAGTCGAAAGTCGCAAATTCAAATGATGCTTATATAACCCAAACGCAGAAGAACATGAACTATATAACAGCAAGAATCGCTGAGCTCACGGAATTTCTCACCGTTTAATAACTCGGCCAACTTTTTAACAGAACTTTAAAGCTGTTGTTTCCCATTTGCAGTCTGGTGAAGTGGTGGAAGGGGGTCGGTGTTCTtggagatttctttttatttcgaaagCCAAGCCTCGAGACCTTgtctttaataaataagaatctgGCCACCAAAACTTATCTCCTATTCAAAATTTGTGcaaaaatgtttacaattctagtactaaaattaattataagctaaatttcatccaactagttcactttatttttgttatcaagTTCACAGAAAAGtataatttgggggggggggggcttggAGATGTCCAAAAcgtaaaaattcttcaatatctcCTACTCAAATCTTTCAACAATTACAACGCTTTCTCTAAGTATGcgaaaaagtatatatattttttaatgagaataagAGAATTTTGTATTCCAAAAATCACTTTTACCTGAAGGGTTGCACACAATTCGGGATCTGCAGTTTGGCAAAAGCTTGCACAAAGAATTAAATCTGTCTCTACTGCCTACCACACATTTGAAGTTACTACACAGAAGACTACATCACATATTTTCGCAAAACTAATCTATGGCAACCAACTGGTTCTCTGAAATATcagttgtatttaattaaaactctctctcttttgcataatttgatatttatcatcCTTCCAAAAAAGGGAAAGTTTGTTTTAACGTTCTGCCttgataatgatattaaaaatttaggtcCTGCACCTTTAAATTGCACCTTATCTGTAGTGGCAATGTAATCTCgctttctaatttcttttataaactgcTTAGATAATTGatagaatttttcttccttggctttcaataatgcattattaaatatttggtgaaatgaaaacaatttaaattgtatCGCAACAATGAAATCTAATGCTGAAAAtcatgcaagaaatattttttaaatagcggGAGTGGTCTCCGCAAAACTCTCACGCAGATTATAATAGACTTCTCttcccagaaaacgccttgcatggcactggttacgtacaatagttacgaaatattattttttggcatgaatttagcatttttactgaatctttcttGTTATCTTTGGCgaaatatttggcaattaatccctggcatactgttaatagtattcgaaaaacaaatttgagCTTTAGACATGTGTTTCcacaaacgattgaaacaaaaatttgacacaaacctACACTTGTAGAACAAAATGctaaacgaaatttgatatatttaagagattgcatttttgaactatcgcatttatgtgtttctgaaagtacataccgacaaacagttttgttgttgttgttgttgttgaattgaCTCAAATTTCGAtagatatctacactatagatgttaattctgtgcatcaaattttatttatctagctctcttcgttttgtagttttcgtgtCGAATTGTATtcagacagccggacagacaaacttcctctgaatggcttttgctcaaaatttgatagaaatctgcagatttggtataacctataccaaatttcatccgtctagctcaaagtgatttttagatatctttgtcatagacagacggacattattcaaatatgtgtttttcgaactcggggtggtctaaagcgtggagattcgtcaaaatctcgaattcgaatgttttgaggaatactatactttctctgttctATATATACTAGTggaaattctttagaaattaacaCGTAATCAAATTACATACAATAATATACaccattttattaaagtttttacttGATGCAAAACTAAATTTGAGCTAATATTTCTGGACACTGACATTTCAAATATCgacaaaaaaacatcaaaattttgcttagtgCTTCATtagttaaatcattttaaagaatatttgaaataacaattcCACTTTCTTTATCGGTGCCGTATTTGGTAATTGTAGTTTGAATTATCTGTTCTGTAGAACAACGATactcatatattttcttttataactataGACAGcaaatcaattattattacacatgaaatacaagaaaataaagcGCTTTTTGATGAATTACTGCAAACCTAATGTAACAAACAGTGTGttaaaacataaatgtaaaagtaaattaGATAAGAATTGTTTTCAACATTCAATGTAATTCAGCATGCCTTTTTGTTAAATAACAATCCCACCTGCATATTCTgaacaatactttctttaaagaTATATTCTAGCTAATTACCCGTTTGGCATGTccattaattactaaaattcgatttgttgttattttataaagcttattACGCCATCTCGCGAATGATGAATACTTTCCTTAGTATTTGTTACGCCTCACAGCACAGtcacttaattaataaatatcggttttgaagaatataataaCTCAATCCTTTGTTGCAATTCATTCTATATTCTTGAGAGCCTGCTTTCCATTCAACTCAAAAACTTGTTTGCTTTGTGGCTTGAGTTCTTATCAGAGTTTTCCCAGTGGCGCAAACAGAATTTTGTACCATTTTAGATATTGATAATAATGCAAAGCCAGAGAAATTTCATACCTTTAAAGTGGATAGTGCAATCATTCTATTTAATTTGCGTTGTCCTACCTTATTCTGCAGATGAATCCAAATTCCGacaaaatatgtctaaaatagtTGACATTCTCATTGTTGTCTTCTTAATTTACGTTATAGGCACTGATTTATTCTTGGCGTTCTATCAAACCGAAGGTGCACCGATTGGATTTTTGATTGCTGCTCTCAGTGGCGATTTGTGCAGTCTGTCCATTCGCCTAATTTTAATCGCCAAAAGGAACTCTATCGTCAAAACGCTTCGAAATGTTTTCACTTTATATCGAAAGCTGGAGACTGAGCGCGACATCAAATGGTATGGCACAAATTTAATGTCTGCGTTTGCCGTAAGCTGGATAATACCAACAAT
The Argiope bruennichi chromosome 6, qqArgBrue1.1, whole genome shotgun sequence DNA segment above includes these coding regions:
- the LOC129971722 gene encoding uncharacterized protein LOC129971722 → MAFKLRKGEILKSQARKIVYNVAEFCSNEASSKSALIPLPQALKMASQATGISDATIKKIRKDVSSSGSSTVLKSPGKHRKRPNERNCEIDDFDKCIIRQTIQDFYIKERKVPSLRKLLPVLKEKIGFSWQKDTLCIVLHSMNFRWKKCVNNRKVLMERPGIVFWRHRYLTEMRCHRKAGRPIVYIDETWVDSNLTFKKCWQDDTVLGATANVNSKNRLIVVHAGSSTGFLTGALLVYKASTKSGDYHGQMNYENFKKWVSEKLLPNLQPNSRMHG
- the LOC129971723 gene encoding uncharacterized protein LOC129971723 yields the protein MRKAELFSFIDNNRPKKIVYKIDNLIEKEGHEVIRLSPYHCDLNAIEFVWSSVKRIIKERNVTGDLSLDNLKSLLQTAITEVTSAEWAAHCKHVEKLENNYWEKDELLEDLVDELSFQIYTNDDSDSEETETCESDLEDFEMLE